One segment of Pseudomonas asgharzadehiana DNA contains the following:
- a CDS encoding helix-turn-helix domain-containing protein — MERIDFNHARIGWCCRESGISLRTLASETGVAEATLSKAAEGERGLSFAQLKRIADYFGRGVLFFMEEGEANPVTIHTAAFRSIANQKPTINNKLRNLIERAERQRDIYLDLVSDIENEDIARFAPPEISENVKEAAHATREWLCLKKHSTFEQYRTAVEAKGILVFRSNGYHGQWQIAKENPVLGFSLYSEECPLIFVKKQYVETLQTFTLMHELGHILLHNESSIDDDGDFHNASGHEKEANEFAGLVLVPDSFLRLIELGSKPDDAEDFDDWLEPQRKAWGVSGEVIIRRLRDEGFIRNDEYEAYRSYRARLKMPELDQSGNRAFRHREPKHIFGDGFVRVVLDSLNARNISLAKASTYLDGIKIRDIDSLKEFYVGI, encoded by the coding sequence ATGGAGCGAATAGATTTCAATCATGCACGGATCGGTTGGTGCTGCCGGGAAAGCGGCATATCGTTGCGAACACTTGCTTCGGAGACTGGAGTGGCTGAGGCCACATTGTCGAAGGCTGCAGAGGGGGAGCGAGGGCTATCTTTCGCCCAGCTGAAGAGAATCGCAGACTACTTTGGCCGTGGTGTTCTCTTTTTCATGGAGGAAGGTGAAGCTAATCCGGTGACAATCCATACCGCCGCATTTCGTAGTATAGCAAATCAAAAGCCCACTATTAACAATAAGCTCCGCAATCTAATTGAACGCGCTGAGCGGCAGAGAGATATTTATCTAGATCTGGTAAGCGATATCGAAAATGAAGATATCGCTCGATTTGCACCTCCGGAAATTTCAGAAAATGTCAAAGAAGCGGCTCATGCAACAAGAGAGTGGCTATGCTTAAAGAAGCACTCTACGTTTGAGCAGTACCGCACTGCTGTAGAAGCGAAGGGAATACTCGTATTTAGAAGTAACGGGTATCACGGGCAGTGGCAAATAGCTAAAGAAAACCCAGTTCTTGGGTTCTCTTTATACAGCGAAGAATGCCCTCTTATTTTTGTTAAAAAACAGTATGTTGAGACTCTTCAGACCTTCACTCTAATGCACGAGCTTGGGCACATTTTGCTGCACAATGAAAGCTCTATTGATGATGATGGTGATTTTCATAATGCGAGCGGTCATGAGAAAGAAGCCAACGAATTCGCAGGGTTAGTTTTAGTACCAGACAGTTTTTTGCGCCTTATAGAGTTAGGCAGCAAGCCAGATGACGCAGAGGATTTTGACGATTGGCTTGAGCCACAGAGAAAAGCGTGGGGTGTGAGCGGCGAGGTTATAATTCGACGTCTTCGCGACGAAGGTTTCATACGAAACGATGAATACGAAGCTTACAGGAGCTATCGCGCGCGCCTGAAAATGCCAGAGCTTGACCAAAGCGGTAATAGAGCATTTAGACATCGAGAGCCAAAGCACATTTTTGGCGATGGATTTGTGCGGGTGGTACTCGACTCTCTTAATGCAAGAAATATCAGTCTCGCGAAAGCCAGCACCTACTTAGACGGAATTAAAATCAGGGATATAGATAGCCTTAAGGAATTCTATGTGGGCATTTGA
- a CDS encoding phage protein Gp13 family protein, which yields MAAADVLPIEPEDVPVILRDVRQADIDEIVEGLGVSLEMELLEGIIGSLNARKIVVDGQIVAVFGDAVHSVLGSIGVPWLISTIHVERNARAFLKVCKPEVQGMLTRHRHLMNYVDARNTSAIRWLKWLGFEFGEAIPYGPKRLPFYPFTLNREE from the coding sequence TTGGCGGCCGCTGATGTGTTGCCCATTGAGCCAGAAGATGTGCCGGTGATCCTGCGAGATGTGCGCCAGGCCGACATAGACGAGATCGTTGAAGGGCTCGGCGTCTCCCTGGAGATGGAGCTGCTGGAGGGCATTATTGGCAGCCTCAACGCCCGCAAGATCGTCGTCGATGGCCAGATCGTCGCCGTATTCGGTGATGCGGTACACAGCGTCTTGGGCTCCATCGGCGTGCCCTGGCTCATCAGTACCATCCATGTAGAGCGCAACGCCCGAGCCTTCCTCAAGGTCTGCAAGCCGGAGGTGCAGGGGATGCTTACCCGGCACCGGCACCTCATGAATTACGTCGACGCCCGAAACACCTCGGCTATTCGCTGGCTGAAATGGTTGGGCTTCGAATTCGGCGAGGCCATCCCATACGGGCCAAAGCGCCTGCCGTTCTACCCCTTTACGCTGAATCGAGAGGAATAA
- a CDS encoding Bbp16 family capsid cement protein → MLFDAKLLMSSAQAITATAASTDIIDRGDTKDVGRTGDIPLLIQVVEAFNTLTSLTIELQADDNSAFSSPRSLFQVVVPLADLKLGYQTPVITLPQKTERYLRVNYTVTGTAPTLGKVTAGVVAGVQTNA, encoded by the coding sequence ATGCTTTTTGACGCAAAGCTGCTCATGTCGAGCGCCCAGGCCATCACCGCCACGGCTGCATCGACCGACATCATCGATCGCGGCGACACCAAGGATGTGGGTCGCACCGGTGATATTCCGTTGCTGATCCAGGTCGTTGAAGCGTTCAACACCCTGACCAGCCTCACCATCGAACTGCAAGCCGATGACAACTCGGCGTTCAGCTCGCCGCGCTCCCTGTTTCAGGTAGTTGTTCCGCTGGCTGATCTGAAGCTGGGCTACCAAACGCCAGTCATCACCCTGCCGCAGAAGACTGAGCGCTATCTGCGTGTCAACTACACCGTGACCGGCACCGCGCCTACTTTGGGCAAGGTAACCGCCGGCGTGGTCGCTGGAGTACAGACCAATGCCTAA
- a CDS encoding major capsid protein, whose product MGILTSTMPTLLDKFSREDSQKKIMKIVELMAKQNDILMDAEYQECNDGSKHKTTMRSGIPEPTWRLFNKGIQPSKSTTVPVLDTTGMMEDYGLVDKALADLSGNADAFRVSENIAKLQGFNNKAARYMFYGNTGSEPEAFLGLAPRYNSLAAESGANIIDAGGTGSTNASLWFVTWGEMTTHLLYPKGSVAGFQHRNLGEDTVKDAVGGEYQAYRDHFKWDIGMSVRDWRANSRIANIDVTALTADGATGAKLIEQMIKAYYLLENPMQGEGRTVIYANRTLQTFLHLQAMNSKNVNLTIGEYAGKKIPEFLGIPIKRVDALLNTEARVV is encoded by the coding sequence ATGGGCATTTTGACCTCTACCATGCCGACCTTGCTGGATAAGTTCAGCCGGGAAGACAGCCAGAAAAAGATCATGAAGATCGTCGAGCTGATGGCCAAGCAGAACGATATCCTCATGGACGCCGAATATCAGGAGTGCAATGACGGCTCCAAGCACAAGACCACCATGCGCTCGGGCATCCCTGAGCCAACATGGCGCCTGTTCAACAAGGGCATTCAGCCAAGCAAGTCCACCACTGTGCCGGTACTCGATACCACCGGCATGATGGAAGACTACGGCCTGGTCGATAAGGCTCTGGCTGATCTGTCGGGCAACGCCGACGCCTTCCGCGTATCCGAGAACATCGCCAAGCTGCAAGGCTTCAACAACAAAGCTGCGCGCTACATGTTCTACGGCAACACCGGTTCTGAGCCAGAAGCGTTCCTCGGCCTGGCGCCACGCTACAACAGCCTGGCAGCAGAATCCGGCGCCAACATCATCGACGCAGGCGGCACCGGCTCCACCAACGCATCGCTCTGGTTCGTTACCTGGGGCGAAATGACCACGCATTTGCTGTATCCAAAGGGCAGCGTGGCCGGCTTCCAGCACCGCAACCTGGGTGAAGACACCGTCAAGGATGCGGTTGGCGGCGAATACCAGGCCTACCGCGATCACTTCAAGTGGGACATCGGCATGTCGGTACGTGACTGGCGCGCCAACTCGCGTATCGCCAACATCGATGTGACCGCCCTGACCGCCGATGGCGCGACTGGCGCCAAGCTGATCGAGCAGATGATCAAGGCCTATTACCTGCTGGAAAACCCTATGCAGGGTGAGGGCCGTACCGTCATCTACGCCAACCGCACCTTGCAAACCTTCCTGCACCTGCAGGCCATGAACTCCAAGAACGTGAACCTGACTATCGGCGAATACGCCGGCAAGAAGATCCCCGAGTTCCTGGGAATCCCAATCAAGCGTGTTGACGCACTGCTGAACACCGAAGCCCGCGTAGTCTAA
- a CDS encoding DUF4411 family protein, translating to MWAFDASSMIYAWDNYPKEQFPKLWNWVSNQIFLGTISMPLVAFDETTAKTPECGKWLKDEDISILHPDTAILRCAARLKALLEIDGNRYGAGVGENDLIIIATAEIKGLPLVSNESPQLTLPKLLSKYKIPAVCGYKKPPTIVIDFVSFIKQSKATF from the coding sequence ATGTGGGCATTTGATGCTTCATCAATGATATATGCTTGGGACAATTACCCTAAAGAGCAGTTTCCAAAGCTTTGGAATTGGGTCAGCAATCAAATATTCCTTGGCACAATTTCGATGCCATTGGTTGCTTTCGACGAGACAACGGCTAAAACACCCGAGTGCGGTAAATGGCTGAAGGATGAGGATATAAGCATTCTCCACCCTGACACAGCCATATTGCGATGTGCAGCCAGACTTAAAGCATTATTAGAAATCGATGGGAATCGATACGGAGCTGGTGTAGGAGAAAATGATTTAATCATTATCGCAACAGCTGAGATAAAGGGCCTGCCGCTTGTATCAAATGAATCCCCCCAGCTCACCCTTCCGAAATTACTGTCCAAGTACAAGATACCTGCTGTATGTGGATATAAAAAACCTCCTACGATCGTGATCGACTTTGTAAGCTTCATTAAGCAATCTAAAGCCACTTTCTAA
- a CDS encoding DUF4224 domain-containing protein: MAGHLESMFISSQDLAELTASARSAIQIRWLRANGIPFIVGGDGMPKVARQALLHKFGLAEPAAELSLEPQASLVEMTDSWDKVTESLMAELLGVTRRALEGRRSTGAIPADIWRKVDGRVMYSMKRYEAFLERHWSPFLEPVNSPSKKPAHRKKPIQGKKETIYQLV, from the coding sequence ATGGCTGGTCATTTGGAATCGATGTTTATCAGCTCTCAGGACCTTGCAGAGCTTACTGCTAGTGCGCGCTCGGCTATCCAGATTCGATGGTTACGTGCGAATGGAATCCCATTCATCGTAGGTGGTGACGGCATGCCCAAAGTCGCTCGGCAGGCATTACTGCACAAGTTTGGTCTAGCTGAACCCGCTGCCGAACTATCACTGGAGCCTCAGGCCAGCCTCGTCGAGATGACTGACAGCTGGGACAAGGTCACAGAAAGCCTGATGGCCGAGCTATTAGGTGTGACACGGCGAGCCCTAGAAGGAAGGCGTTCTACCGGAGCAATCCCCGCGGACATCTGGAGAAAGGTTGATGGGCGAGTGATGTACAGCATGAAGCGTTATGAGGCTTTCCTTGAGAGGCACTGGTCACCATTTCTCGAGCCTGTAAATAGTCCAAGCAAAAAGCCGGCTCACAGAAAGAAACCAATTCAAGGAAAGAAAGAGACTATTTATCAATTGGTCTGA
- a CDS encoding virion core protein, T7 gp14 family, with amino-acid sequence MCWMALIPVAIGLAGSMMQAQGQKQNAGFQSDMMQQNAGFKRQTAQEVLNAGDTSADWQRVRTGQAIGTQRSVQAANGIDVNSGSAAQIQDDTAMLGELDALTIQNNAARQAYGYRVQARQDLLNANQTVQNGNTAAMGSILGGIGGAFGSFAGAR; translated from the coding sequence ATGTGCTGGATGGCATTGATACCCGTCGCTATCGGCCTGGCCGGCAGCATGATGCAGGCCCAGGGACAGAAGCAGAACGCCGGGTTCCAGTCGGACATGATGCAGCAGAATGCCGGTTTCAAGCGGCAGACGGCTCAGGAAGTACTGAATGCTGGTGACACGTCAGCAGACTGGCAGCGCGTGCGAACTGGGCAGGCCATCGGCACCCAGCGCAGCGTACAAGCGGCCAACGGAATCGACGTGAACAGCGGTAGCGCCGCCCAGATTCAGGACGATACCGCCATGCTTGGCGAGCTTGATGCCCTGACGATCCAGAACAACGCCGCGCGCCAGGCCTATGGCTACCGCGTACAGGCCAGGCAGGACCTACTCAACGCCAACCAGACTGTGCAGAACGGTAACACCGCCGCAATGGGCTCGATCCTTGGCGGTATCGGTGGCGCATTCGGTTCATTCGCGGGGGCTCGATAA
- a CDS encoding phage tail fiber domain-containing protein, with product MTVNTIDSIAEFDTNGVTTNFPFYFKFLANEDLVVTYVNPAGVSSTLTLGSQYTVNGAGNDAGGSIVTTSALAGPGQLVVSREMLAYQQTSLRNQGKFLAETHEDVFDRLTMLFQQGLSIAKRALMRKPGTDYFDAENRNISNLADPVAPKDAVNKGWLATYLEAFTGAIVSTASIPYDTFTLFDFLRFWNARAVDSIAELRLLSSARNQKAHVYGYYDKGDGGGGYYYVDTTDTTSADNGGTVIVGIDGARWKSSRTRVVTLRQFGAKGIGTDDTAAMQAAIYSGAKKVKYGSGTYGVGAAGLTGVASQIWEGDGDLVCILKMLVPPTLDMVYIQQKTNFDISGICFDGNGQLTAGVGHFPSLLPCVHISECSQFKVVDCRFIGFYNMGLLANVVSKSSIRGNHLDRGGNDTFINHGIGVSGESSDMRIEGNRCYYCQISVNAINTIIDGNIVTGWGFSAGINTQATSSCYNLTITNNICHDSRQEADVSPYWPQGIENWAPNSIITGNICYGNFGDGIGNGGKNCLIANNICYNNRSYGIFNAYQDATYNASGTLVVNNKMYDTRVGGFRYQQGGYAEQPGGLTGIMFSDNQATNNIGANVFNCTDRATAAQYDWIPITVFTNSWLDYGGGTFSPVSYYKDTDGIVHLRGAIKSGTVAAAAFLLPAGFRPAGNSYFPCVSNNAFGFFNITTGGGVVLQVGSNSYASLDGISFRAA from the coding sequence GTGACCGTCAACACAATCGACAGCATTGCCGAGTTTGATACCAACGGGGTTACCACCAATTTCCCGTTTTATTTCAAGTTCCTGGCAAATGAGGACCTGGTTGTCACCTATGTGAACCCGGCTGGCGTAAGCAGCACGCTGACCCTTGGGTCGCAGTACACCGTGAATGGGGCAGGCAACGATGCAGGTGGGAGCATCGTGACGACGTCCGCACTCGCCGGCCCCGGACAGCTTGTCGTTTCGCGCGAGATGCTCGCCTATCAGCAAACGTCGCTCAGAAACCAGGGCAAGTTCCTGGCAGAAACCCACGAGGACGTGTTCGATCGTCTGACCATGCTCTTCCAGCAGGGGCTTTCCATTGCCAAGCGCGCCTTGATGCGCAAGCCAGGCACTGATTACTTCGACGCCGAAAACCGCAACATTTCGAATCTGGCTGACCCTGTAGCACCGAAAGATGCCGTGAACAAAGGCTGGCTGGCCACCTACCTTGAGGCGTTCACCGGCGCCATCGTTTCCACTGCCAGCATCCCGTACGACACCTTCACGCTGTTCGACTTCCTGCGCTTCTGGAATGCGCGTGCTGTTGACAGCATTGCCGAGCTTCGTCTGCTTTCGTCTGCAAGAAACCAGAAGGCTCACGTCTATGGCTACTATGACAAGGGCGATGGCGGCGGCGGGTATTACTACGTCGACACCACAGATACCACGTCTGCTGATAACGGTGGCACCGTCATCGTCGGCATCGATGGTGCGCGGTGGAAGTCCTCACGCACACGGGTTGTCACCCTGCGACAGTTCGGCGCGAAGGGTATTGGCACCGATGACACGGCAGCAATGCAGGCTGCTATCTACTCGGGTGCCAAAAAGGTCAAATATGGGTCGGGAACATATGGTGTAGGGGCCGCTGGGTTAACTGGCGTGGCAAGTCAGATTTGGGAGGGCGATGGTGATCTGGTTTGCATCCTAAAGATGCTAGTGCCGCCGACGCTGGACATGGTCTATATCCAGCAGAAAACTAATTTTGATATTTCCGGTATTTGCTTTGATGGCAACGGACAGTTAACCGCCGGGGTTGGCCACTTCCCAAGTCTTCTGCCGTGCGTGCATATCTCAGAGTGCAGTCAGTTCAAAGTTGTGGATTGCAGATTTATTGGCTTTTACAACATGGGCCTGCTAGCGAACGTAGTATCTAAAAGTTCGATTCGCGGAAATCATCTTGACCGTGGTGGCAATGATACTTTCATTAACCATGGCATCGGTGTTAGCGGTGAATCCTCGGACATGCGGATCGAGGGTAACCGGTGCTACTACTGCCAGATATCGGTCAACGCCATCAATACGATCATCGATGGGAACATCGTTACTGGCTGGGGGTTCAGCGCTGGGATCAATACTCAGGCAACGTCGTCGTGCTACAACCTGACCATCACCAACAACATTTGCCACGACTCCAGGCAAGAGGCGGATGTATCTCCTTACTGGCCGCAGGGGATCGAAAACTGGGCGCCAAACTCGATCATCACGGGCAACATCTGCTACGGAAACTTCGGTGACGGAATTGGCAACGGCGGTAAGAACTGCCTCATCGCCAACAATATTTGCTACAACAACAGGTCGTACGGGATTTTCAACGCCTACCAAGATGCAACTTACAACGCTAGCGGGACGCTGGTGGTCAACAACAAGATGTACGACACCAGAGTCGGTGGGTTCCGTTACCAGCAGGGGGGTTATGCTGAGCAGCCAGGCGGCCTTACCGGAATCATGTTCTCCGATAACCAGGCCACGAACAACATTGGGGCAAACGTTTTCAACTGCACCGACCGTGCAACCGCCGCCCAATACGATTGGATCCCGATCACGGTGTTTACAAACTCCTGGCTTGATTATGGTGGTGGCACTTTCAGCCCTGTCTCTTATTACAAAGATACAGATGGGATTGTGCATCTGAGGGGGGCTATAAAGTCAGGTACTGTAGCTGCTGCTGCGTTCCTGCTCCCCGCAGGATTCAGGCCTGCCGGCAACTCTTATTTCCCATGCGTATCCAACAACGCATTTGGGTTCTTCAATATCACCACTGGCGGTGGCGTGGTCCTTCAGGTAGGCAGCAATTCCTACGCGTCGCTCGATGGGATCTCATTCAGGGCTGCATGA
- a CDS encoding DUF2388 domain-containing protein has product MDSWKNLAIAAMVLSSTQAIAAENNNPFQGALMITTIVPAVIISAPTAITSEIPEYFKSAKTDALAFIGSDGEIRGAQFEQASRHYRLRSRAPLMSDMQLAKAIAATY; this is encoded by the coding sequence ATGGACTCATGGAAGAACCTGGCAATCGCCGCCATGGTGCTAAGCAGCACTCAGGCAATTGCAGCCGAAAACAACAACCCGTTCCAAGGCGCGCTAATGATCACCACCATAGTGCCCGCGGTGATCATCTCAGCGCCCACGGCTATTACCTCGGAAATTCCAGAGTATTTTAAGTCCGCCAAGACTGACGCCCTGGCGTTCATTGGTTCGGACGGCGAGATTCGCGGCGCACAGTTTGAGCAAGCATCCCGACACTACCGATTGAGGTCTAGGGCTCCCCTCATGTCCGATATGCAACTCGCCAAGGCGATCGCAGCGACCTACTGA